In Candidatus Binatia bacterium, one DNA window encodes the following:
- a CDS encoding L-threonylcarbamoyladenylate synthase → MPGSSSSTGGHDHEAIVMAARALARGDIIVYPTETLYALGVDAGNAAALQRLLELKVRQVGNPIAVLIGDVEMLREIAAEIPSRAEVLMRHFWPGPLTLVLRARLTVSPLLTGGGDGIGVRLSSHPLATAVVRTLGRPVTAPSANPAGMRPPTHVEEARAYFGSRVDCYLDGGALRGEPASTVVDVREGLTVIREGAVTADAVRSSLLAEV, encoded by the coding sequence ATGCCCGGCTCAAGCAGCAGCACCGGCGGGCATGACCATGAGGCCATCGTCATGGCAGCGCGGGCACTGGCCCGTGGCGACATCATCGTCTACCCCACCGAAACACTCTACGCCCTCGGCGTGGACGCCGGCAACGCGGCAGCTTTGCAGCGGCTCCTCGAGTTGAAAGTGCGCCAAGTCGGGAACCCCATCGCCGTGTTGATCGGAGATGTCGAAATGTTGCGAGAGATCGCAGCGGAGATTCCATCGCGAGCCGAGGTATTGATGCGTCACTTCTGGCCTGGTCCTTTGACACTCGTACTGCGTGCCCGTCTGACCGTGTCGCCCCTGCTGACCGGAGGCGGAGACGGCATCGGCGTGCGGCTCTCGAGCCATCCGCTGGCAACTGCCGTGGTGCGCACCCTGGGTCGTCCAGTCACCGCTCCGAGCGCCAACCCGGCGGGCATGCGTCCTCCGACTCATGTGGAAGAAGCGCGCGCCTACTTTGGTTCGCGGGTCGATTGTTATCTTGATGGTGGCGCGCTGCGTGGCGAACCGGCCTCGACGGTCGTCGACGTGCGGGAGGGATTGACCGTAATTCGCGAAGGGGCCGTGACCGCGGATGCGGTCCGCTCTAGCCTGCTCGCCGAGGTATAG
- the purE gene encoding 5-(carboxyamino)imidazole ribonucleotide mutase: MKANQPRVGILVGSDSDWEVMAAAAERLDALGVPYEVTVTSAHRAPQRTAAYASEARGRGLQVLIAGAGLAAHLAGVVAAHTTLPVIGVPLECGALRGMDALLATVQMPPGVPVATVAIGKVGAENAAILAAQILALHDEHLATRLTAFKAELARQVEDKDARLKQQHRRA, from the coding sequence ATGAAAGCCAACCAGCCGCGCGTCGGAATACTCGTGGGAAGCGACAGTGACTGGGAGGTCATGGCCGCCGCGGCAGAACGCCTGGACGCCCTCGGCGTGCCGTACGAAGTGACGGTGACATCGGCGCACCGCGCCCCGCAGCGCACCGCTGCGTACGCCAGCGAGGCTCGCGGGCGCGGGCTCCAAGTGTTGATTGCCGGTGCGGGTCTGGCCGCACATTTGGCGGGGGTGGTGGCGGCCCACACCACACTGCCGGTGATCGGGGTGCCGTTGGAATGCGGAGCGCTACGGGGCATGGACGCCCTCCTCGCCACAGTGCAGATGCCGCCCGGCGTCCCGGTGGCGACGGTCGCCATCGGCAAGGTCGGGGCCGAGAACGCGGCCATCCTGGCGGCACAGATCTTGGCGCTGCACGACGAACATCTCGCGACCCGCCTGACCGCGTTCAAAGCCGAGCTGGCACGCCAAGTCGAGGACAAGGATGCCCGGCTCAAGCAGCAGCACCGGCGGGCATGA
- the purD gene encoding phosphoribosylamine--glycine ligase codes for MNVLIIGSGGREHALAWKIRQSPRVKRIFCAPGNAGIAQVADLVPLAADDVAGLARFAHDERIGLTVVGPELPLTLGIADEFQRQGLRIFGPTRAGARLEGSKAFTKELLRRQGVPTGFFSTFSEADEAARYVAEVGVPIVIKADGLAAGKGVVICQTMKDAEEAIDEIMRTRIFGSAGERVVIEEFLEGEEVSFIALTDGRTVLPLASSQDHKRAFDGETGPNTGGMGAYSPAPVLTSALHERIMRQVMEPVVQGLNESKLDYRGVLYAGLMITESGPKVLEFNARFGDPECQPLMLRLKSDLVQLMEACVDGRLAEVNVEWDERAAACVVLAAAGYPGTYEKGKVIRGLEALRGWQNGVVFHAGTAQRDDAIVTNGGRVLGVTALGATVRDAVTEAYRAVEQIHWDGIHYRRDVGYHALEPTS; via the coding sequence ATGAACGTCCTCATCATCGGTAGCGGCGGCCGGGAGCATGCCCTGGCCTGGAAGATTCGCCAGTCGCCGCGCGTCAAGCGGATATTCTGCGCTCCGGGCAACGCCGGCATTGCGCAGGTCGCTGACCTGGTACCCCTCGCTGCCGACGACGTCGCCGGACTGGCGCGCTTCGCGCACGACGAGCGCATCGGCCTCACGGTGGTGGGGCCCGAGTTGCCGCTCACACTGGGCATCGCGGACGAGTTCCAGCGCCAGGGCCTGCGGATCTTCGGTCCCACACGCGCCGGGGCGCGCCTCGAAGGCAGCAAGGCCTTCACCAAAGAGCTGCTCCGCCGCCAAGGCGTGCCGACCGGCTTTTTCAGCACGTTCTCCGAGGCCGACGAAGCGGCCCGCTACGTGGCAGAGGTCGGCGTTCCGATCGTCATCAAGGCCGATGGCCTCGCCGCCGGCAAGGGCGTGGTCATCTGCCAGACCATGAAGGACGCCGAGGAGGCGATCGACGAAATCATGCGCACACGCATCTTCGGGAGCGCCGGTGAACGCGTCGTCATCGAAGAATTCCTCGAAGGCGAGGAGGTTTCCTTCATCGCGCTGACCGACGGTCGGACCGTATTGCCCCTGGCCTCGTCGCAAGACCACAAGCGCGCGTTCGATGGTGAGACCGGGCCGAACACCGGCGGCATGGGCGCGTACTCGCCGGCGCCTGTGCTGACGTCGGCACTGCACGAGCGCATCATGCGCCAAGTCATGGAACCGGTGGTCCAGGGCCTGAACGAATCGAAATTGGATTACCGTGGCGTGCTCTACGCCGGGCTGATGATCACGGAGAGCGGCCCCAAGGTATTGGAGTTCAACGCCCGCTTTGGTGACCCGGAATGCCAGCCGTTGATGCTCCGTCTCAAAAGTGATTTGGTGCAGCTGATGGAGGCGTGTGTTGACGGGCGCCTGGCGGAGGTCAACGTCGAGTGGGATGAGCGCGCGGCTGCCTGCGTCGTCCTCGCTGCGGCGGGCTACCCGGGCACGTACGAAAAGGGCAAGGTCATTCGCGGCCTGGAAGCCCTGCGCGGCTGGCAGAACGGCGTCGTGTTCCATGCGGGAACGGCTCAACGCGACGACGCCATCGTCACCAACGGCGGCCGCGTGCTCGGCGTCACGGCACTCGGCGCCACGGTGCGCGACGCAGTGACCGAAGCCTACCGCGCCGTGGAACAAATCCACTGGGACGGCATCCATTACCGGCGGGACGTCGGCTACCACGCCTTGGAACCAACGTCATGA
- the purH gene encoding bifunctional phosphoribosylaminoimidazolecarboxamide formyltransferase/IMP cyclohydrolase encodes MAKITRALVSVSDKSGLVEFVKALREFRVEILSTGGTAKLLADVGIPVVLVSEHTGSPEILDGRVKTLHPKIHGGILGRREDRHHQEQMAAHQIKPIDMVVVNLYPFEATVARPDCSLEDAIENIDIGGPSMVRSAAKNHHDVTVLVDPADYPAVADEMRRNDGAVSVAANVRLARKAFATTAHYDGAIADYLGSRDDGGRRPFSETIHIGLKKAQELRYGENPHQQAALYGDFFGAVEQLHGKELSYNNIVDINAALFLMLEFIDDADAAVAILKHNTPCGVGTAPGVLAAYRRAFATDPDSPFGGILVSNKAWTLDLAREVDEIFTEVLIAPEFAPDALEFLRKKKNRRLMRWHPDVMRQTKREIRGVFGGLLVQDTDRAMEDPRAARVVTARPPTSEEFAGLAFGLKVVKHVKSNAIAFVEAHRTLALGGGATSRVDPVHAAREKAARVGISLQGSVLASDAFFPFPDGVEEAAKAGATAIVQPGGSVRDDDVIAAANACNLAMVFTGVRHFRH; translated from the coding sequence ATGGCGAAGATTACACGCGCACTGGTCAGTGTGAGCGACAAGAGCGGCCTCGTCGAGTTCGTCAAGGCGCTGCGGGAGTTCCGCGTCGAGATTCTCTCGACCGGAGGCACAGCGAAGCTGCTGGCGGATGTCGGCATTCCCGTGGTGCTGGTCAGCGAGCACACCGGTTCGCCGGAAATCCTCGACGGCCGCGTCAAGACCCTGCATCCCAAGATTCACGGCGGCATACTTGGCCGCCGGGAGGATCGGCATCACCAGGAACAGATGGCCGCCCACCAGATCAAGCCGATCGATATGGTGGTGGTCAACTTGTATCCGTTCGAGGCCACGGTGGCGCGTCCGGATTGCAGCCTCGAAGACGCCATCGAGAACATCGATATTGGCGGGCCTTCCATGGTGCGCTCTGCCGCCAAGAACCATCATGACGTCACCGTGCTCGTCGACCCAGCGGATTACCCTGCCGTGGCGGACGAAATGCGCCGCAACGACGGCGCGGTTTCGGTTGCGGCCAATGTGCGCTTGGCGCGCAAGGCTTTTGCGACCACCGCGCACTACGACGGTGCCATCGCCGACTATTTGGGAAGCCGCGACGACGGTGGCCGTCGCCCATTCAGCGAGACCATCCACATCGGGCTGAAGAAGGCGCAAGAACTGCGCTACGGTGAAAACCCGCACCAGCAGGCGGCCCTCTACGGCGATTTCTTCGGCGCCGTGGAACAACTGCACGGGAAGGAGCTGTCGTACAACAACATCGTCGACATCAACGCCGCCCTCTTCCTGATGCTCGAGTTCATCGACGACGCCGATGCCGCCGTCGCCATCCTCAAGCACAATACACCGTGCGGCGTCGGCACAGCGCCCGGCGTATTGGCAGCGTACCGCCGGGCATTTGCAACGGACCCGGACTCCCCGTTTGGCGGCATCTTAGTCTCGAACAAGGCCTGGACGCTCGATCTCGCACGTGAGGTGGACGAGATCTTCACCGAGGTGCTCATTGCGCCGGAGTTTGCACCCGATGCGCTGGAGTTCCTGCGCAAAAAGAAAAACCGCCGCTTGATGCGCTGGCACCCGGACGTGATGCGGCAAACCAAGCGGGAGATACGCGGCGTATTCGGCGGCCTGCTGGTCCAGGATACGGACCGGGCCATGGAAGATCCGCGGGCCGCCCGCGTCGTCACCGCGCGCCCGCCGACGTCCGAAGAGTTTGCCGGGCTCGCGTTTGGCCTGAAAGTGGTGAAGCACGTCAAGTCGAACGCCATCGCCTTCGTCGAAGCGCACCGCACGTTGGCGCTCGGTGGGGGCGCGACCTCGCGCGTCGATCCGGTGCATGCGGCGCGGGAGAAGGCCGCGCGCGTCGGCATTTCGCTGCAAGGCTCCGTGCTGGCAAGCGACGCCTTCTTCCCCTTCCCTGACGGCGTCGAAGAGGCCGCCAAGGCCGGCGCCACCGCCATCGTGCAACCTGGAGGGAGCGTCCGGGACGACGATGTCATCGCCGCCGCCAACGCCTGCAACCTGGCAATGGTCTTCACCGGCGTCCGGCACTTCCGACATTGA
- the alr gene encoding alanine racemase — translation MTTPSAGRQTFAAVDAAALHQNLAAVRAGLPPSVALLAVVKANAYGHGAALVAPIFEAAGADYLGVATVEEGVELRAAGVRAPILVLTGAGRADLPALYEQRLSVAVLHREMARELASVGDAPPLRIHIKIDTGMGRIGVLPAELPALLEQLQRGGRFVIEGVFSHFANAESVDREYADYQLEVFRRAIAMLAAAGEQPRWVHLANSAATLSRPDTHFTMVRPGIVLYGVSPVAAAAAVANELRPAMRLVTHILQLKTVPSEFPVSYRQTFVTRRPSTIATLPIGYADGYSRKLSNRASVLIHGRRAPVIGAVCMDLTMVDVTDINGVELGDEVVLWGRQNGAEIGVAEVAAWQETIAYEVLTGVGKRVPRILQ, via the coding sequence ATGACAACACCATCGGCTGGACGTCAAACTTTCGCTGCTGTCGATGCCGCGGCGCTACACCAAAATCTGGCCGCCGTCCGCGCCGGCCTGCCCCCGAGTGTCGCCCTGCTGGCAGTGGTGAAAGCCAACGCGTATGGGCACGGCGCGGCGCTGGTGGCACCCATTTTCGAGGCCGCTGGCGCTGACTATCTCGGCGTTGCCACGGTCGAGGAAGGCGTGGAGTTGCGCGCCGCCGGCGTGCGCGCACCCATCCTTGTCCTCACCGGCGCTGGACGCGCCGACCTCCCCGCCCTGTACGAACAGAGATTGTCGGTGGCCGTGCTGCATCGCGAGATGGCACGGGAGCTGGCCAGCGTCGGTGACGCGCCACCGCTCAGGATCCACATCAAGATCGACACTGGCATGGGACGCATCGGCGTACTACCCGCCGAGTTGCCGGCGCTCCTCGAGCAGTTGCAGCGGGGAGGACGCTTCGTCATCGAAGGTGTCTTCTCACACTTCGCCAACGCCGAGAGTGTCGATCGAGAGTACGCGGATTACCAACTCGAGGTATTTCGGCGGGCAATCGCCATGCTGGCGGCAGCCGGTGAGCAGCCGCGCTGGGTGCATCTCGCCAACAGCGCCGCCACACTGTCGCGGCCGGATACGCATTTCACCATGGTGCGTCCTGGCATCGTGCTCTACGGCGTGTCCCCGGTAGCGGCGGCCGCCGCGGTGGCGAACGAGCTACGTCCCGCCATGCGCCTGGTCACCCACATCTTGCAGCTCAAAACCGTTCCCTCGGAATTCCCCGTCAGCTACCGGCAGACGTTTGTGACCCGGCGGCCGAGCACCATCGCGACGCTGCCCATCGGCTACGCCGATGGCTACAGCCGCAAGCTGTCGAATCGGGCGTCAGTGCTCATCCACGGCCGGCGCGCCCCTGTGATTGGGGCCGTGTGCATGGATCTCACCATGGTCGACGTCACGGACATCAACGGCGTCGAGCTCGGTGACGAGGTGGTGTTGTGGGGCCGCCAGAACGGCGCCGAAATCGGCGTCGCGGAGGTGGCGGCATGGCAGGAAACGATCGCGTATGAAGTGCTCACGGGCGTGGGCAAGCGGGTTCCACGCATTTTGCAGTAA
- the thiS gene encoding sulfur carrier protein ThiS — protein sequence MHVIINGEPQRLTEGLTIADLISQLGFNQRRIAIELNREIIAGDDYGTCAIRDGDCIEIVHFVGGG from the coding sequence GTGCACGTGATCATCAACGGCGAACCACAAAGGCTCACCGAAGGCCTGACGATCGCCGATCTGATCAGCCAACTCGGATTCAACCAGCGACGGATCGCGATCGAATTGAATCGCGAGATCATCGCCGGCGACGATTACGGTACGTGCGCAATTCGGGACGGCGACTGCATTGAGATCGTGCATTTCGTCGGGGGAGGATAG
- a CDS encoding thiazole synthase, with translation MMADPFELAGKRFHSRLIVGTGKYRDFAETKQAVEASGAEIVTVALRRVNITEAGKENLLDFLDPARYTILPNTAGCYTAEEAIRTARLAREAGIGTLVKLEVIGDQKTLFPDVPATMEAAKVLVREGFAVLPYINDDPIAAKKLEEIGCVAVMPLAAPIGSGLGIRNPYNIRIILEHARVPVIVDAGVGTASDAAVAMELGCDAVLMNTAIAGAKDPLLMAEAMRLAVEAGRKAFLAGRIQRKLYATASSPIEGILQ, from the coding sequence ATGATGGCGGATCCATTCGAACTGGCGGGGAAACGTTTCCACTCGCGACTGATCGTCGGCACCGGGAAATATCGTGACTTTGCCGAAACCAAGCAGGCCGTGGAGGCCTCGGGTGCCGAAATCGTCACCGTGGCGCTGCGGCGGGTGAACATCACGGAAGCCGGCAAGGAGAACTTGTTGGATTTCCTCGATCCGGCGCGCTACACGATCCTGCCGAACACCGCCGGCTGCTACACAGCCGAGGAGGCGATTCGCACCGCGCGGCTGGCGCGTGAGGCCGGCATCGGTACCCTGGTCAAACTGGAAGTCATTGGCGATCAGAAGACCCTGTTTCCCGATGTCCCAGCGACCATGGAGGCGGCAAAGGTGCTGGTCCGGGAGGGCTTCGCGGTGTTGCCGTACATCAATGATGACCCCATCGCCGCCAAGAAGTTGGAGGAGATCGGCTGTGTGGCGGTGATGCCGTTGGCGGCGCCGATCGGCTCCGGTCTGGGGATCCGTAATCCGTACAATATCCGCATCATTCTCGAGCACGCCCGCGTGCCGGTGATCGTCGACGCCGGCGTGGGAACGGCATCGGACGCCGCCGTGGCCATGGAACTCGGTTGTGATGCCGTGCTCATGAACACCGCCATTGCCGGCGCGAAGGACCCGCTGCTGATGGCCGAAGCCATGCGCCTGGCGGTGGAAGCGGGCCGCAAGGCGTTTCTCGCTGGCCGCATCCAGCGCAAGCTGTATGCCACGGCTTCGAGCCCGATCGAGGGGATACTACAGTAG
- the thiE gene encoding thiamine phosphate synthase: MTDRFFSLYLVTDRHRTRGRPLLEVVEAALQGGVGAVQLREKDLPAGQLFACARKLRELCRRYGARLLVNDRIDVALAAGADGVHLPVSSFACADARSLLGPTALIGVSTHSFAEAHAASAAGADFIVFGPVFDTASKRAFGSPVGLDALARVTRETSLPVFAIGGITADRVETVCQRGAHGVALVSAILAADDPCVAAEYVTHSLLRRSPTVSCA, encoded by the coding sequence ATGACTGACCGGTTCTTCTCTCTCTATCTCGTCACCGACCGCCACCGTACCCGCGGGCGGCCACTCCTCGAGGTCGTCGAAGCGGCATTACAGGGCGGGGTTGGTGCGGTGCAGCTGCGAGAAAAGGATCTCCCGGCCGGGCAGCTGTTCGCTTGTGCCCGTAAGCTTCGCGAGCTGTGCCGGCGCTACGGTGCCCGCTTGCTGGTCAACGATCGGATCGACGTCGCGCTCGCAGCTGGAGCTGACGGCGTGCACCTACCCGTCAGCTCATTCGCTTGTGCCGATGCCCGTAGCCTGCTCGGTCCCACCGCTCTAATTGGGGTCTCGACGCACAGTTTCGCCGAAGCCCATGCCGCCAGTGCCGCCGGTGCCGACTTCATCGTCTTCGGTCCGGTCTTCGATACGGCATCGAAGCGTGCGTTCGGGTCGCCGGTTGGATTAGACGCTTTGGCCCGGGTTACTCGGGAGACGTCGCTGCCTGTATTCGCCATTGGTGGGATCACCGCCGATCGCGTCGAGACGGTGTGCCAACGCGGTGCCCATGGAGTCGCCTTGGTCTCGGCGATTCTCGCAGCCGATGATCCGTGCGTCGCCGCGGAGTACGTGACGCATTCCTTGTTGCGGAGATCGCCGACGGTGAGCTGTGCGTAG
- a CDS encoding MMPL family transporter: protein MALDYEVPEDKRLLYWLGDKLIDYRHPVSIVVLLVTALFAYWAFQLGLVTSFGDLLPQDHPYIKIHNKYSGTFGGANNINIMIEVKEGSIFTVETLNKIWKMTESLDKVYGVNHNQVDSIAHRTVRYLKVAAGGTMRAQPVMLEPVKTPEEAVNIRRIVHNAENIYGLLVSLDDKSALIRANFIEGRLDYKRIFTEVNENVVEPFRSANTEVYVAGEPRLYGWVYHYAGDVFFILVITYCIEWVLRWMYFHDWRGALRPTITGLIAAFWGLGFIHLIGLALDPLMLVMPFLITARAVSHAIQMHDRYYEEFQKSGWHKRRAIVAAFAELFVPTLSGITTDAFGVLVILLVPVVMLQKLAITASWWILAITISEMLLNPIVYYYLKAPEPELVVMREHGAFRRGIERFVDALLTNAGKIVTIVAWLGVTVVALYFVRGLTIGDPTSASPLLWLDSPYNVSHKAIQDKFGGVEPLIVVNEGYDRDAMKYPETLRAMERFQRYLERDPSVGYSFSLADIIRAVNMVFHELEPKWGVIPDNWVDVGGLFFIYFSGSPPSETAKYVDPSYTTAHVTFYCKDHKGENIRRIIKECKDFISSTELDDLGISLDTQDGNVTVKSVNPELIWEKAGPSWVVGSMASGEAPFKAGDRIVAVDKLPVHTEPEFRAALMRQADTSTLLDFTVERTGQQVVTTVSAPWKSVFKLAGGLIGTLAAANEELVRNDALMNFLGFFTMYMIMLFTYRSFASGLYLLAPLALSNIMVNAYMAVHHIGVNIHTLPLVTVGLGFGIDYGLYIVSRTIEEIRVRGDLEASVREALVTSGKAVTFTAVTMVISTVFWTTSNIRFNAEMGLLLAIWMAISYVGSQTLTPVLIVLFRPKFITKEANRAPALTNMSAQRTAR, encoded by the coding sequence ATGGCCCTTGACTACGAAGTTCCCGAAGATAAGCGCCTGCTGTACTGGCTCGGCGACAAGCTGATCGATTACCGCCACCCGGTCTCCATCGTCGTGCTCCTGGTGACGGCGCTTTTTGCGTACTGGGCTTTCCAACTCGGCCTGGTCACCAGCTTCGGCGATCTGCTGCCCCAAGACCATCCCTACATCAAGATCCACAACAAGTACTCCGGCACCTTCGGTGGCGCCAACAACATCAACATCATGATCGAGGTGAAAGAGGGATCGATCTTCACCGTCGAGACGCTGAACAAGATCTGGAAGATGACCGAAAGCCTCGACAAAGTGTACGGGGTGAACCACAATCAGGTCGATTCGATCGCCCACCGCACGGTGCGCTACCTCAAGGTCGCCGCCGGCGGGACCATGCGCGCCCAGCCGGTCATGCTCGAGCCGGTCAAAACCCCGGAGGAAGCGGTCAACATCCGGCGCATCGTGCACAACGCCGAAAACATCTACGGCCTGTTGGTGTCGCTCGACGACAAGTCCGCCTTGATCCGCGCCAATTTCATCGAGGGCCGGCTCGATTACAAGCGCATCTTCACCGAAGTAAACGAGAACGTCGTGGAGCCGTTCCGCAGCGCCAACACGGAGGTGTACGTCGCCGGCGAACCGCGGCTCTATGGCTGGGTCTACCACTATGCCGGTGACGTGTTCTTCATCCTGGTCATCACCTACTGTATCGAATGGGTGCTGCGGTGGATGTATTTCCACGACTGGCGCGGCGCCCTGCGGCCAACGATCACCGGCTTGATCGCCGCGTTCTGGGGCTTGGGCTTCATTCATCTGATCGGCTTGGCCCTCGATCCGCTGATGCTGGTGATGCCCTTTCTCATCACCGCGCGGGCCGTGAGCCACGCCATCCAGATGCACGACCGCTATTACGAAGAGTTCCAGAAGTCGGGCTGGCACAAGCGGCGGGCCATCGTCGCGGCGTTCGCCGAGCTCTTCGTCCCGACGCTGTCGGGGATCACCACCGATGCGTTCGGCGTGCTGGTCATTCTCCTGGTACCGGTGGTCATGCTGCAGAAGCTGGCGATTACCGCATCGTGGTGGATTTTGGCGATCACGATATCGGAGATGCTGCTCAACCCCATCGTGTACTACTACCTCAAAGCACCCGAGCCGGAGCTGGTGGTCATGCGCGAGCACGGCGCCTTTCGGCGCGGCATCGAACGCTTTGTCGATGCGCTGTTGACGAACGCGGGCAAGATCGTGACGATCGTCGCCTGGCTCGGCGTCACCGTGGTGGCCCTCTACTTCGTCCGTGGCCTCACCATTGGCGATCCGACCTCGGCCTCGCCGCTGCTCTGGCTCGATTCACCCTACAACGTTTCGCACAAGGCCATTCAGGACAAATTCGGCGGCGTCGAGCCACTCATCGTGGTGAATGAGGGCTACGACAGGGACGCCATGAAGTACCCGGAAACCTTACGCGCCATGGAGCGCTTCCAGCGCTATCTGGAGCGCGACCCCTCCGTCGGCTACAGCTTCTCGCTGGCGGACATCATCCGCGCCGTGAACATGGTGTTCCATGAGCTGGAGCCGAAATGGGGGGTCATCCCGGACAACTGGGTCGATGTCGGCGGCTTGTTCTTCATCTATTTCTCCGGCTCTCCCCCGAGCGAGACCGCCAAGTACGTGGATCCGAGCTACACCACCGCTCACGTGACTTTCTACTGCAAAGATCACAAGGGCGAAAACATCCGGCGCATCATCAAAGAATGCAAGGATTTCATTTCGAGCACGGAACTCGATGACCTCGGCATCTCGCTGGACACCCAGGACGGCAACGTGACGGTGAAGAGCGTGAACCCGGAACTGATCTGGGAAAAGGCGGGCCCATCGTGGGTGGTGGGCAGCATGGCCTCCGGAGAGGCGCCCTTCAAAGCCGGCGACCGCATCGTCGCGGTCGACAAGCTGCCCGTCCACACCGAGCCGGAGTTCCGCGCCGCACTCATGCGGCAGGCGGATACGTCCACGCTCCTCGACTTCACCGTCGAGCGCACCGGGCAGCAAGTCGTGACCACCGTCAGCGCGCCGTGGAAATCCGTGTTCAAGCTGGCCGGTGGCCTCATCGGAACGCTGGCCGCGGCCAACGAGGAGCTGGTCCGCAACGACGCCCTCATGAACTTCCTCGGCTTCTTCACCATGTACATGATCATGCTCTTCACCTACCGGTCGTTCGCCTCCGGCCTCTACCTCCTCGCCCCGCTGGCCCTGTCGAACATCATGGTCAACGCCTACATGGCGGTGCACCACATCGGGGTGAACATTCACACCCTGCCGCTGGTCACCGTCGGCTTGGGCTTTGGTATCGATTATGGGTTGTACATCGTGAGCCGTACCATCGAAGAAATTCGTGTGCGTGGCGACCTGGAGGCCTCCGTACGTGAGGCGCTGGTCACCTCGGGTAAGGCAGTCACTTTCACCGCCGTCACCATGGTCATCAGCACCGTATTCTGGACGACTTCCAACATCCGTTTCAACGCCGAGATGGGCCTACTGCTGGCGATCTGGATGGCCATCAGTTACGTTGGCTCGCAGACGTTGACGCCGGTTTTGATCGTCCTGTTCCGGCCAAAGTTCATCACCAAGGAAGCGAATCGTGCTCCGGCGTTGACCAACATGTCGGCACAGCGCACGGCGAGGTAA
- a CDS encoding YCF48-related protein translates to MRGSYWIRSLLMVAAVVAWAGCHSEVKEMELRTRTIGISDKFYDVQALDADHAVVVGYGGKILMTADAGFTWSQVPTGTHRALYRVRFVDANNGWISGQEGLILHTTDGGKTWQRQKTGTDVYLFSIAFVDALHGWAVGDKSILLETHDGGANWSLHKIIPSSQKELSAEEAVASQDPVLYDIQFLDARTGWVVGEFGKIYRTTDGGQSWSEQEQSLLGEEVMDILDIPTFFGIHMVDAQHGLVAGLDGKIARTEDGVTWKFQKMKLDYPIVDPLFNPVVFPDGTGWAVGAAGEVVRRGTPDGEWQRTKLGMEVLTWLRGMSWIDQQNGWIVGGFGMILHTKDGGQTWIPSLG, encoded by the coding sequence ATGCGGGGTAGCTATTGGATCCGCTCGCTGCTGATGGTGGCGGCCGTTGTTGCGTGGGCCGGTTGCCATAGCGAAGTCAAGGAAATGGAGCTGCGCACACGCACCATCGGCATCTCGGACAAGTTCTATGACGTCCAAGCCCTGGACGCCGACCATGCGGTGGTCGTCGGCTACGGCGGGAAGATCCTCATGACGGCCGATGCCGGCTTCACCTGGTCACAGGTCCCCACCGGCACGCATCGCGCCCTGTATCGGGTGCGCTTCGTCGATGCCAACAACGGCTGGATCTCCGGCCAAGAGGGACTGATCCTGCACACCACGGATGGCGGCAAGACCTGGCAACGGCAGAAGACCGGCACCGACGTGTATCTCTTTTCCATCGCCTTCGTCGACGCGCTACACGGCTGGGCGGTGGGAGACAAGTCGATTCTGCTCGAGACGCACGACGGCGGCGCCAACTGGAGCCTGCACAAGATCATTCCCTCGTCGCAAAAAGAGCTCAGCGCCGAAGAAGCCGTCGCCTCACAAGATCCGGTCCTCTACGACATCCAGTTTCTCGACGCCCGGACGGGCTGGGTGGTGGGCGAGTTCGGCAAAATCTACCGCACCACGGACGGTGGCCAATCCTGGTCGGAGCAGGAGCAGAGCTTGCTCGGGGAAGAGGTGATGGATATTCTCGATATCCCAACCTTCTTCGGTATCCACATGGTTGACGCGCAACACGGCTTGGTCGCCGGGCTAGACGGGAAGATCGCCCGCACCGAGGATGGCGTCACCTGGAAGTTCCAGAAGATGAAGCTCGACTACCCCATCGTCGATCCGTTGTTCAATCCCGTCGTGTTTCCCGACGGCACGGGCTGGGCGGTCGGCGCGGCGGGGGAAGTCGTGCGGAGGGGCACCCCTGACGGGGAATGGCAGCGCACCAAGCTGGGCATGGAGGTGCTCACCTGGTTGCGCGGCATGAGCTGGATAGATCAGCAAAACGGCTGGATCGTCGGCGGCTTCGGCATGATCCTTCACACCAAGGACGGCGGTCAGACCTGGATACCCTCGCTGGGGTAG